In the genome of Flavobacteriales bacterium, the window GGTAGGGATGACCTCTACTTTTCCAGGTCTCCCGTAAGCGTGATATTCCAACGCCTCCTGCTTGCTGTTTTTTCCCATATTTTAACTTTGTTAGCTCGTCAACAAATGTAAAAATTCTAAAGGAAGTCCTTCGCCATGAAACGCAAGCAGATCGTTGTACTTACAGGCGCCGGTATCAGCGTAGAAAGCGGCATCTCCACCTTTCGCGACAGCGGCGGGCTATGGGAGCAATACCGCATAGAAGATGTGGCCACACCCGAGGCTTTTCGGGCCAACCCGGCCCTGGTGCTGGACTTCTACAATCAGCGGCGAAAACAGATCATGGAGGTAGAGCCCCATGCCGGCCACCATGCCCTGGTGGAACTGGAGCAGACCCATGATGTGCAGATCATCACGCAAAACATCGATGACCTGCATGAACGGGCGGGATCCACGAACGTGCTTCATCTGCATGGAGAGATCAGAAAGGTGCAAAGCACGCTGGACCCCACCTTGGTCTATGACCTGGATGGCTGGGAACTGAAGCTCGGCGACAAATGTGAGCGTGGATCGCAGCTCAGGCCTCATATCGTATGGTTCGGGGAGATGGTCCCTAACATCGAGATCGCGCAACGGATGTGTATGAAAGCGGATGCCCTGCTGATCATCGGGACGTCGATGGCTGTTTATCCGGCGGCCGGACTGGTTCATTATGCACCACGTCACATCCCTAAATACCTCATTGATCCGAACGACACGGAAGCAGGTTATATGGACAACCTGACCATTGTGCGGCAGACTGCTGGAACCGGGGTACCGGAAGTTGTTAAGAAGTTGGTGGCTTCTGGTTTGCCGGGCCCTCCGAAGCTTTAGCGAAGGAGGGTGGTTTCTAGTTTCTGGTTCGGGGACATTCGTTGTTCCGGTGACATATGAGGGTTAATGGTTTAAAGTGTACGGTTTAGCGTATATCTGAATTATCGATCACAAGTCCCTTCATCGGTAATAATTATCCGGGGATCAAGCCACCAGGGTAAATAGCAAAATGCCAATGTGATTCGCATTATCTTCATTGGCATCATAGTT includes:
- a CDS encoding NAD-dependent deacylase, which codes for MKRKQIVVLTGAGISVESGISTFRDSGGLWEQYRIEDVATPEAFRANPALVLDFYNQRRKQIMEVEPHAGHHALVELEQTHDVQIITQNIDDLHERAGSTNVLHLHGEIRKVQSTLDPTLVYDLDGWELKLGDKCERGSQLRPHIVWFGEMVPNIEIAQRMCMKADALLIIGTSMAVYPAAGLVHYAPRHIPKYLIDPNDTEAGYMDNLTIVRQTAGTGVPEVVKKLVASGLPGPPKL